One genomic window of Moorella glycerini includes the following:
- a CDS encoding heavy metal translocating P-type ATPase: protein MVPASEKSSLAQVNLPVMGMSCAACVTRVEKALKNMAGVKDARVNLVAGKATVEYFPDQVSVPQMAKTIQAIGYEVPEEEVLLTVRGMSCAACVARVEKAVKALPGVTSVVVNLPAESARVRFYPGAVDKARIKKEINALGYEATEKLTGKAALDQEKEAREREIRYQRRNMWIAWPLAALVMLGMFRDVWIFPYFVPEWLGNVYVLWALTTPVTFIPGWQFFVHSWNGLKRGTTDMNLLYATGIGAAYIIATINTLWPEAGFGGRGATFFESAALLTAFIVLGRYLEAITRGRTSEAIRKLMSLQAKTARVIRDGREMEIAADEVEAGDIVVVRPGESIPVDGEVIEGYSAVDESMLTGESIPVEKRPGAQVVGATINKTGSFKFRATRVGSETALAQIIKMVEEAQASRAPIQKLADFVAGHFIAGVHVLALVVFLFWFFIGYDAFFRPDSHFILSPYSLAGVSVFGFALLLSVTTLVISCPCALGLATPSAVMAGTGKGAENGILFKGADAVEASSKLNAIVFDKTGTLTRGEPSVTDVIAAPGFEQKEILRLAAMAEKTSEHPLGEAIVRNAREEGLGLEEVEDFEAMPGHGVRAIYQGQEILLGNRRLMQQRNIAIGDLAGQMEKLEEEGKTAMLMAVDGRAAGIIAVADTLKEHVKVAIERLHRMDIQVAMITGDNRRTAAAIARQVGIKTVLAEVLPQDKAEEVKKLQARGLKVAMVGDGINDAPALAQADVGIAIGSGTDVAKETGDIILIKDDIRDVVGAIEIGRATMRKIKENLVWAFLYNTLGIPIAAGILYPFTGLIVSPELAAFFMALSSVSVTMNTLTLKRFQPSLRQERDEAAPKGRPAPHAG, encoded by the coding sequence ATGGTGCCTGCCAGCGAAAAAAGCAGCCTGGCCCAGGTAAATTTGCCCGTTATGGGCATGAGTTGCGCGGCCTGCGTCACCAGGGTGGAAAAGGCTTTGAAAAATATGGCGGGCGTAAAGGACGCCCGCGTCAACCTGGTTGCCGGGAAGGCTACCGTGGAATATTTCCCGGACCAGGTCAGCGTGCCCCAAATGGCCAAGACCATCCAGGCGATCGGCTATGAGGTACCGGAAGAGGAAGTTCTCCTGACGGTAAGAGGGATGAGTTGTGCTGCCTGTGTGGCCAGGGTGGAAAAAGCCGTTAAAGCCCTGCCCGGCGTAACTTCGGTAGTAGTGAACCTGCCGGCAGAATCGGCCAGAGTACGGTTCTACCCCGGGGCCGTGGACAAGGCACGCATTAAAAAGGAAATCAATGCCCTGGGCTATGAGGCTACGGAAAAGCTGACCGGTAAGGCAGCCCTGGACCAGGAGAAAGAGGCCCGGGAGCGGGAGATCCGGTACCAGCGCCGCAATATGTGGATTGCCTGGCCCCTGGCAGCCCTGGTGATGCTTGGCATGTTCCGCGATGTATGGATTTTCCCCTACTTTGTACCGGAATGGCTGGGGAACGTGTATGTGCTGTGGGCTTTAACCACACCGGTCACCTTTATCCCCGGCTGGCAGTTTTTCGTCCACAGCTGGAACGGCCTTAAACGCGGAACTACCGATATGAACCTCCTCTATGCGACGGGTATTGGTGCAGCCTACATTATCGCCACCATCAACACCCTGTGGCCGGAAGCCGGTTTCGGCGGGCGCGGGGCTACCTTCTTCGAGTCTGCCGCCCTGTTAACCGCCTTTATCGTCCTGGGCCGTTACCTGGAGGCTATTACCCGCGGCCGTACTTCCGAGGCCATCCGCAAGCTCATGAGCCTGCAGGCCAAAACCGCCCGGGTTATCCGGGACGGCCGGGAGATGGAGATTGCTGCCGATGAAGTTGAGGCAGGGGACATTGTGGTGGTCCGCCCCGGCGAAAGCATCCCGGTGGACGGGGAAGTTATCGAGGGTTATTCGGCCGTAGATGAATCCATGCTTACCGGCGAGAGCATTCCGGTGGAAAAACGTCCCGGAGCCCAGGTGGTAGGGGCGACCATCAACAAAACCGGTTCCTTCAAGTTCCGGGCCACCCGGGTGGGGAGCGAAACGGCTTTAGCCCAGATTATCAAGATGGTAGAGGAGGCCCAGGCTTCCAGGGCTCCCATTCAAAAACTGGCCGACTTCGTGGCCGGCCACTTCATCGCCGGCGTCCACGTCCTGGCCCTGGTCGTCTTCCTCTTCTGGTTCTTTATTGGCTACGATGCCTTTTTCCGGCCTGACAGCCACTTTATCCTTTCACCCTACAGCCTGGCCGGGGTGAGTGTCTTTGGCTTCGCCCTCCTGTTATCGGTAACCACCCTGGTCATTTCCTGTCCCTGTGCCCTGGGCCTGGCCACTCCCAGTGCAGTCATGGCCGGGACAGGCAAGGGAGCCGAGAATGGTATCCTCTTTAAAGGCGCCGATGCGGTGGAGGCGAGCAGCAAGCTCAATGCCATTGTCTTTGATAAAACGGGAACCCTGACCAGAGGCGAACCCTCGGTCACCGATGTGATTGCCGCTCCGGGTTTTGAGCAAAAAGAAATCCTGCGGCTGGCCGCCATGGCGGAAAAAACCTCCGAGCATCCCCTGGGCGAGGCTATTGTCCGCAACGCCAGGGAAGAAGGCTTAGGCTTAGAAGAAGTAGAGGATTTTGAGGCCATGCCGGGCCATGGTGTCCGGGCCATCTACCAGGGTCAGGAAATCCTGCTGGGCAACCGCCGGCTGATGCAGCAGCGAAACATCGCCATCGGCGACCTGGCCGGGCAGATGGAGAAGCTCGAAGAAGAAGGCAAAACCGCCATGTTGATGGCGGTGGACGGCAGGGCCGCCGGCATCATCGCCGTGGCCGACACTTTAAAAGAGCACGTAAAGGTTGCCATCGAACGCCTGCACAGGATGGATATCCAGGTGGCCATGATCACCGGTGATAACCGGCGGACGGCTGCGGCCATTGCCCGCCAGGTCGGTATCAAGACCGTCCTGGCCGAGGTGCTGCCCCAGGATAAAGCCGAAGAAGTAAAGAAGCTCCAGGCCCGCGGCCTCAAAGTAGCCATGGTGGGTGACGGCATCAACGACGCCCCGGCCCTGGCCCAGGCCGATGTGGGCATTGCCATCGGCTCCGGTACCGACGTGGCCAAGGAGACAGGGGACATTATCCTCATTAAGGACGACATTCGCGATGTGGTGGGGGCCATTGAGATCGGCCGCGCCACCATGCGCAAGATCAAAGAGAACCTGGTCTGGGCCTTCCTGTATAATACCCTTGGTATTCCCATTGCCGCCGGCATCCTCTACCCCTTCACCGGGCTGATTGTCAGTCCCGAACTGGCCGCCTTCTTCATGGCATTGAGTTCTGTCTCTGTGACCATGAATACCCTCACCCTCAAACGCTTCCAGCCCTCCCTCCGCCAGGAGCGGGATGAGGCTGCACCCAAGGGGCGACCGGCGCCCCATGCCGGTTAA